A window of the Cellvibrio sp. pealriver genome harbors these coding sequences:
- a CDS encoding class 1 fructose-bisphosphatase → MKNLFSVLRSDDVADDLVRVIETIVDASKEIAFLVRQGALAGVLGSTQDENIQGETQKQLDVISNQLLKDLLLANSAVAAIASEEEDTVVAGNAAGKYLVAFDPLDGSSNIDINGQIGTIFSIYRVLDGIAHGSEEQFKQKGAQQVCAGYELYGPSTLLVITTGKGTHCFTLDSTQGNFLLTAGHIRIAQDTQEFAINMSNARFWNDNMRSYIDDLILGETGARGKRYNMRWNAAMVGDVHRVMTRGGIFLYPSDNRNAKQPAKLRLLYEANPMAMLIENAGGKACSETQRILDIQPTQLHERVAVILGSANEVSECLGYLQ, encoded by the coding sequence ATGAAAAATTTATTCAGTGTCTTGCGCAGCGACGATGTAGCTGATGACCTTGTGCGGGTGATCGAAACCATCGTCGATGCGAGCAAAGAAATTGCTTTCCTTGTGCGTCAGGGCGCTCTTGCCGGTGTGTTGGGTTCAACACAGGATGAAAATATCCAGGGCGAAACGCAAAAACAATTGGATGTGATTTCTAACCAATTGTTAAAAGATTTGCTGCTCGCCAACAGTGCTGTCGCTGCTATCGCATCGGAAGAGGAAGACACCGTTGTGGCTGGCAACGCAGCAGGAAAATATCTGGTGGCTTTTGATCCGCTCGATGGTTCATCCAACATCGACATCAACGGCCAGATTGGAACTATTTTCAGTATTTATCGCGTGCTGGATGGTATTGCGCATGGCAGTGAAGAACAATTTAAACAGAAGGGTGCACAACAAGTCTGCGCCGGTTATGAGCTCTACGGCCCATCTACTCTATTAGTCATCACCACCGGCAAAGGCACGCACTGTTTTACGTTGGATTCTACCCAGGGTAATTTTTTATTGACTGCCGGCCACATCCGCATCGCGCAGGACACACAAGAATTTGCCATCAACATGAGCAACGCGCGTTTCTGGAATGACAATATGCGCAGCTATATTGATGATCTGATTCTGGGTGAAACCGGTGCGCGAGGCAAACGTTACAACATGCGCTGGAACGCGGCCATGGTGGGCGATGTGCACCGCGTAATGACGCGCGGCGGAATATTTTTATATCCGTCCGATAACCGCAACGCCAAACAGCCAGCAAAGTTGCGCTTGTTGTATGAAGCCAATCCCATGGCGATGTTAATTGAAAATGCCGGTGGCAAAGCCTGCAGCGAAACACAGCGAATTTTGGATATCCAACCCACGCAATTGCATGAACGTGTGGCGGTAATTTTAGGTTCAGCAAATGAAGTGAGTGAGTGTTTGGGTTATTTGCAATAG
- a CDS encoding DUF2157 domain-containing protein: MQPTEPSNRAPLLELIERGALPPEQIPAALELAGLYPDRQRWRHFIEQLLLWLGALALVFSLLFFIAYNWDNLGRFAKFAMVEVFIAASVAGYCKWQRHPVLGKLSLCMASIGLGILLALFGQTYQTGADPWQLFFNWALLILPWTLLARFPSLWIVWLVLLNLSAILYFKTFRNTFSFLFHSDLALIWGLFLFNTTALVCWELLAKTLAWLRSAWATRIIAVAAGIAATCLAFYGIFEREANAIIHFAAWLAYMAALLGYYRYQRPDLFMLAGACLSVISVVVALMTDNLFSTLDDGSGLLLIALSIIGLSTAAAMWLRKVHKELDL, encoded by the coding sequence ATGCAACCAACAGAACCTTCAAATCGCGCCCCATTGCTTGAATTAATTGAGCGGGGCGCGCTTCCGCCGGAGCAAATCCCGGCAGCGCTTGAATTGGCTGGGCTTTATCCTGACCGCCAGCGATGGCGACATTTTATTGAGCAGCTATTGCTGTGGCTGGGCGCTCTTGCGCTGGTATTTTCCCTGCTATTTTTTATTGCCTACAACTGGGACAACCTCGGTCGCTTTGCAAAATTTGCGATGGTCGAGGTATTTATCGCAGCGAGTGTTGCCGGATATTGCAAATGGCAACGGCATCCGGTGTTGGGCAAATTATCGTTATGTATGGCGAGTATCGGCCTGGGTATTTTGCTTGCGCTTTTCGGCCAGACGTACCAAACCGGAGCCGATCCCTGGCAATTATTTTTTAATTGGGCGCTGCTGATTCTGCCGTGGACATTGCTCGCGCGTTTTCCCTCGCTGTGGATTGTGTGGCTGGTATTGTTGAATTTATCGGCCATTCTGTATTTCAAGACCTTTCGCAATACCTTCAGCTTTTTATTTCATTCCGATCTCGCGCTGATATGGGGTTTATTTTTGTTCAATACGACGGCGTTGGTCTGTTGGGAATTGCTCGCTAAAACATTAGCCTGGCTGCGCTCAGCTTGGGCGACACGGATAATTGCAGTGGCCGCAGGTATTGCCGCGACCTGTCTGGCGTTTTACGGTATTTTTGAGCGCGAGGCTAATGCGATCATCCATTTTGCGGCATGGCTTGCGTATATGGCCGCGCTACTGGGTTATTACCGCTATCAGCGGCCCGATTTATTTATGCTCGCCGGTGCGTGTTTATCGGTGATTTCAGTTGTTGTTGCGCTGATGACCGACAATTTATTCAGCACCTTGGATGATGGCAGCGGTTTATTGTTAATTGCATTATCGATAATCGGATTAAGTACCGCCGCCGCTATGTGGTTGCGCAAAGTGCATAAGGAGTTGGATCTATGA
- a CDS encoding methyl-accepting chemotaxis protein, with translation MKISARLMLGAIAMTGIAVVLAAGTTSWLALKESKQALSQNLEQQFQALAESRAQAIQSQFTSYSDLLLSLSHGRMTQEAVFALVRPFASYRYEVSPLSIEELRSQLTQWYQQTYLPYDRQSNRTAAPDTSQWVQQFSLETLLIQHHYLQQNSQPMGQLDLMDDAADATIYGQQHRRYQSSFRDLVNRFGFSDLLLVDSQSLAVIYSVAKTPVLGSSLKDEPFSKSPLATLAQQLQNADGNQLLLSEFHHNQWRFGEHLVYLGVPVFHDAQSPTKAIGFLIAEIPAARLTNIISANQRWQTLGLGNTGDIYLVDSHHSLITGLRAEQEQPETQTGGYRTINTVPVNQALDGKRGVGEQQDYRQQTVVSSWQPLQIHNQSFALIAQQSPEEVFSSLDHLEFTVWRSVIIACLVLSIIAAGFAYVFAQFIGNPLKQLAQTIKTAAQEKNLASQFAVQRNDELGDIGRSLNYLFSELNSVMHQVNSSSEQSLQGALENVTTTRQCRDETARQRHEMNHVGAETEAVVKSMSDITHRLNAVTQKINQAMLAASDGKSRATRVAMQMQTLAEQVGDSCSTLGELRTATDNIGSVLDTIHSVAEQTNLLALNAAIEAARAGEHGRGFAVVAEEVRRLSFDTQKATGEINKMIDHLRTTVLQISEGLEAEQKTAQACLQETNATQESLAHVQHAVADANTIAQHINTSAQDESSRALAMRSRLIKLVTGINETDIAIARLAEGAEQQNALANKVMTAAKVVKFARSH, from the coding sequence ATGAAAATTTCTGCGCGTTTAATGTTGGGTGCCATAGCAATGACTGGGATTGCTGTGGTGTTAGCGGCTGGCACTACCAGTTGGTTAGCACTGAAAGAATCCAAGCAGGCGCTGTCACAAAATCTGGAACAACAATTTCAGGCACTGGCAGAAAGCCGCGCCCAGGCAATCCAATCACAATTTACCAGCTACTCTGATTTGTTATTGTCGCTATCCCACGGGCGCATGACGCAGGAAGCGGTGTTCGCATTAGTGCGGCCATTTGCATCCTATCGCTATGAAGTAAGCCCGCTATCCATCGAAGAACTGCGCAGCCAGTTAACCCAGTGGTATCAGCAAACCTATTTACCCTATGACCGGCAAAGCAACCGCACGGCTGCGCCCGATACCTCACAATGGGTGCAACAATTTTCATTGGAAACTTTATTAATCCAACATCATTATCTGCAACAAAATTCGCAGCCTATGGGCCAATTGGATTTAATGGATGATGCTGCCGACGCAACCATTTACGGACAACAGCATCGCCGCTACCAAAGCAGTTTCCGCGATTTGGTTAATCGTTTTGGTTTTAGCGATTTACTCTTGGTAGACAGCCAAAGTCTCGCCGTTATTTATTCCGTTGCCAAAACACCGGTGCTGGGCAGCTCATTAAAAGATGAGCCGTTTTCTAAATCACCTTTGGCAACACTCGCCCAACAATTGCAAAATGCCGATGGCAATCAATTGCTGCTGTCAGAGTTCCATCACAACCAATGGCGTTTTGGCGAGCATCTGGTTTATTTGGGCGTACCGGTTTTTCACGATGCGCAAAGCCCGACCAAAGCGATTGGTTTTTTAATTGCAGAAATTCCGGCAGCGCGACTTACCAATATCATTAGCGCCAACCAACGTTGGCAAACACTTGGCTTGGGCAATACTGGCGATATTTATCTTGTCGATTCCCACCATTCATTAATTACCGGGTTGCGCGCCGAACAGGAACAACCTGAAACACAAACCGGTGGCTATCGCACCATCAACACCGTTCCTGTTAACCAAGCACTTGATGGCAAACGCGGTGTAGGTGAACAACAGGATTATCGCCAACAAACTGTAGTCAGCAGTTGGCAACCATTGCAGATCCACAACCAATCATTTGCATTAATTGCCCAGCAATCACCTGAAGAAGTATTTTCTTCGCTTGATCATTTGGAATTTACCGTGTGGCGCAGCGTGATTATTGCGTGCCTGGTGTTATCGATTATTGCAGCCGGATTTGCTTATGTGTTTGCGCAATTTATTGGCAATCCGTTAAAGCAATTGGCGCAGACAATTAAAACCGCAGCACAGGAAAAAAATCTCGCCAGCCAATTTGCAGTGCAGCGCAACGACGAGCTGGGCGATATAGGCCGCTCACTGAATTATTTATTCAGCGAATTAAATTCGGTGATGCATCAGGTCAACAGCTCCAGCGAGCAAAGTTTGCAAGGCGCACTGGAAAATGTCACGACTACTCGCCAGTGCCGCGATGAAACCGCGCGCCAGCGCCATGAGATGAACCATGTTGGCGCTGAAACCGAAGCGGTGGTGAAATCCATGAGCGACATTACCCATCGCCTGAATGCCGTTACGCAAAAAATAAATCAGGCGATGCTGGCGGCGAGCGATGGAAAATCGCGCGCAACCCGTGTCGCCATGCAAATGCAAACACTGGCAGAACAAGTGGGCGACTCCTGTTCAACACTAGGGGAATTGCGCACCGCAACAGATAATATTGGCTCGGTGCTGGATACCATCCACAGTGTTGCCGAGCAAACCAATTTGCTCGCACTCAACGCCGCCATTGAGGCAGCGCGAGCAGGTGAGCACGGGCGCGGTTTTGCAGTGGTGGCAGAAGAGGTGCGCCGCCTTTCGTTTGATACACAAAAAGCGACGGGTGAAATCAATAAAATGATTGATCACTTACGCACAACCGTACTGCAAATTTCAGAAGGATTGGAAGCGGAACAAAAAACAGCGCAGGCTTGTTTGCAAGAAACCAATGCGACACAGGAGTCACTCGCCCACGTACAACACGCCGTGGCTGATGCCAATACTATAGCGCAGCACATCAACACCAGCGCACAGGATGAAAGCAGCCGCGCACTTGCGATGCGCAGCCGCTTGATTAAATTGGTAACGGGGATTAATGAAACGGATATCGCGATTGCGCGTTTAGCTGAGGGCGCTGAACAACAAAATGCATTGGCAAACAAAGTCATGACGGCGGCAAAAGTGGTGAAGTTTGCACGCAGTCATTAA
- a CDS encoding DUF4401 domain-containing protein encodes MSRTQQILWQTLQQAGVVQGDMPAKNKDASPWYIKVLLGISGWLAALFLMGFVGLSLSDLWRELSTALVVGVLMIGIACIIFRSAKNEFTEHLALAISLAGQGLSIFALFGLINNDSLVLFSIGLAQLMLVVLIPSYLHRVFSGFCAAVAFYIAMMSLGFPFVFGSILLLVTVWVWLNEFHYPNYFSLMQPVGYGLVFALLIINGTSWFSSDLWDWRYDVSHSVVQPWMAEVLSGMVVLWMVAQLLRRHFHSLGEKIPVAVFAGTLLLCLVSLEARGITVGMAVLLLGFANSNRILMGLGVVSLLAYLSTYYYCLDTTLLQKSLSLLLIGVVLLALRWALVTFFPVQEGE; translated from the coding sequence ATGAGCCGCACACAACAAATACTCTGGCAAACATTACAGCAAGCAGGAGTAGTTCAAGGCGATATGCCCGCAAAAAATAAAGACGCATCGCCTTGGTATATCAAAGTGTTGTTAGGAATATCTGGCTGGTTAGCTGCGTTATTTCTGATGGGGTTTGTCGGTCTGTCGCTATCGGATTTATGGCGCGAGCTTTCCACTGCACTGGTGGTGGGTGTGCTGATGATCGGCATTGCGTGCATTATTTTTCGCAGCGCAAAAAATGAATTTACAGAACATCTTGCCTTGGCGATTAGTCTCGCCGGTCAGGGTTTGAGTATTTTTGCGCTATTTGGGCTTATCAATAACGACAGTCTGGTCTTGTTTTCAATAGGTCTTGCCCAGTTGATGCTCGTGGTGTTAATACCCAGTTATCTCCACCGCGTTTTTTCCGGTTTTTGTGCAGCTGTAGCGTTTTATATTGCGATGATGTCGCTGGGTTTTCCGTTTGTGTTTGGCAGTATTTTATTGTTGGTAACGGTTTGGGTGTGGCTGAATGAATTTCATTATCCAAATTATTTTTCACTTATGCAGCCGGTTGGTTATGGGTTGGTATTTGCGCTCTTGATCATTAATGGAACCAGTTGGTTTTCCAGTGATTTATGGGATTGGCGTTACGATGTCAGCCACAGCGTTGTGCAACCCTGGATGGCTGAAGTGCTAAGCGGTATGGTTGTGCTCTGGATGGTCGCACAATTATTGCGTAGGCATTTTCATTCGCTGGGTGAAAAAATACCTGTCGCGGTTTTTGCTGGCACCTTGTTGTTATGCCTTGTCTCGTTAGAGGCGAGAGGAATCACCGTGGGCATGGCGGTGTTGTTATTGGGGTTTGCAAATAGTAATCGCATCCTGATGGGGCTCGGTGTTGTATCGCTGCTCGCTTACCTGTCTACCTATTACTATTGTCTTGATACGACGCTGCTGCAGAAATCGCTTTCTTTATTGTTGATTGGTGTGGTGTTGTTGGCTTTGCGCTGGGCGTTGGTGACATTTTTTCCAGTGCAGGAGGGCGAATAA
- the fbaA gene encoding class II fructose-bisphosphate aldolase, whose amino-acid sequence MNSLANLVAPGVATGDAVKTLFNAAKAGGFAYPAVNAANTNTINATLEAARKVNSPVIVQLSQGGSAFFLGKSIKLDGQGSSILGSIAAAHYVHTVAVAYGVPVILHTDHAAKKLLPWIDGLLDASEKQFAQTGAPLFSSHMIDLSEESLQENIEISAHYLARMSKLGITLEIELGCTGGEEDGVDNSHLDNSALYTQPQDVAYAYEKLRPISDKFTIAASFGNVHGVYKPGNVKLTPEILRNSQTYVSEKFGVPYNSLDFVFHGGSGSDAEDIAQSIRYGVVKMNIDTDTQWAFWEGTMDYYKANADYLQGQIGNPEGDEKPNKKFYDPRVWLRKSEEYMVKRLEQSFADLNCLNRYR is encoded by the coding sequence ATGAACAGTCTCGCTAACCTTGTTGCCCCCGGTGTTGCCACTGGCGATGCGGTAAAAACCTTATTCAATGCCGCCAAAGCAGGCGGCTTTGCGTATCCTGCCGTGAATGCAGCCAACACCAATACCATTAACGCTACGCTCGAAGCGGCGCGCAAAGTGAATTCGCCAGTGATTGTGCAATTGTCGCAAGGCGGCTCGGCATTTTTTCTCGGTAAAAGCATCAAGCTCGATGGCCAGGGCAGTTCTATTCTCGGTTCAATCGCGGCGGCTCATTATGTCCACACTGTTGCGGTTGCCTATGGTGTACCGGTGATTTTGCACACCGACCACGCCGCCAAAAAATTATTGCCCTGGATCGACGGTTTACTCGATGCCAGCGAAAAACAGTTTGCACAAACCGGCGCGCCGCTGTTCAGTTCGCACATGATTGATTTATCGGAAGAATCGCTGCAAGAAAATATTGAAATCTCGGCGCACTATCTCGCGCGCATGAGCAAGCTTGGCATTACGCTTGAAATTGAATTGGGCTGCACCGGTGGCGAAGAAGATGGCGTCGATAACAGCCATCTGGATAATTCCGCGCTCTACACCCAGCCGCAGGATGTAGCCTACGCTTACGAAAAATTGCGCCCGATCAGCGACAAATTTACTATCGCGGCTTCCTTCGGCAATGTGCATGGCGTTTACAAGCCGGGCAACGTCAAACTCACGCCAGAAATTTTGCGCAACTCACAAACCTACGTGAGTGAAAAATTCGGTGTGCCATACAACAGCCTCGATTTTGTTTTTCACGGCGGTTCGGGTTCTGATGCGGAAGATATTGCGCAATCCATCCGCTACGGTGTGGTAAAAATGAATATCGATACCGACACCCAGTGGGCTTTCTGGGAAGGCACTATGGATTACTACAAAGCCAATGCCGATTATTTGCAAGGTCAAATTGGCAACCCCGAGGGCGATGAAAAACCCAACAAAAAATTTTACGACCCACGCGTTTGGCTGCGTAAAAGTGAAGAGTACATGGTGAAGCGCCTTGAACAATCCTTTGCCGATTTGAACTGCCTTAATCGTTATCGGTAA
- a CDS encoding response regulator yields MGIRILVVDDATFIRDMIKKQLRDKIPGVEIIDAPDGARALSQMKSQTVDIILSDWEMPNMTGAELLTSVRSMPNAGNVPFIMISSRGDRNHIVKAIELGVSDYLTKPFSAEELLKKVFKQLKIIGKTPAQRASGGSTQGIAFASVDVLTGGAAAAPVAARPVAANPFANNSASALGAKPAIKAVEAPAKSAKGKAQLRFPNNRTFACVIREMSLQLMSCLMQRADGLPGLFEQAVVDIETGDGNNLARVNGYVHSIQAGENRPDTNVVKIVIRFVDNDAEKFETLSKYIAQM; encoded by the coding sequence ATGGGTATCCGTATCCTGGTGGTGGATGACGCTACCTTTATCCGCGATATGATCAAAAAACAATTGCGCGATAAAATTCCCGGTGTCGAGATTATCGATGCGCCTGATGGTGCCCGCGCACTGTCGCAAATGAAAAGCCAAACGGTAGATATCATCCTGTCCGATTGGGAAATGCCAAACATGACCGGCGCAGAATTGCTGACTTCTGTGCGCTCTATGCCCAATGCTGGCAATGTCCCTTTCATCATGATTTCCAGTCGCGGTGACCGCAACCATATCGTCAAGGCGATAGAACTTGGGGTGTCGGATTATTTGACCAAGCCATTTTCGGCCGAAGAGTTGCTGAAAAAAGTGTTCAAGCAACTAAAAATCATCGGCAAAACGCCTGCCCAGCGCGCCAGTGGTGGCAGCACCCAGGGAATTGCGTTTGCCTCAGTGGATGTACTCACTGGCGGTGCAGCGGCAGCCCCCGTTGCGGCCAGGCCTGTGGCTGCCAACCCTTTTGCCAATAACAGCGCCAGTGCGCTCGGCGCAAAACCGGCGATCAAAGCGGTGGAGGCACCTGCCAAGAGCGCCAAGGGCAAGGCGCAATTGCGCTTTCCCAATAATCGCACCTTTGCGTGTGTGATCCGCGAAATGTCTCTGCAGTTGATGAGTTGTTTGATGCAGCGCGCCGACGGATTGCCCGGACTGTTCGAGCAGGCGGTAGTCGATATAGAAACGGGCGATGGCAATAATCTGGCGCGGGTGAACGGCTATGTGCATAGCATTCAGGCGGGAGAGAATCGCCCCGACACCAACGTAGTCAAAATTGTTATCCGTTTTGTGGATAACGATGCTGAAAAATTTGAGACCCTTTCCAAATACATCGCCCAGATGTAA
- the tpiA gene encoding triose-phosphate isomerase, giving the protein MKQRKPIVIANWKLNGGLDLICTSVASFIGKHFAAQIAICPPYLYMRDMMTFLQYSELQIGSQNVSRYESGAYTGETSAQMLKQAGCSLCLIGHSERRAMFAENNEGCQIKVRTALNHDLLPVLCVGENRQQREANITERILREQLRGGLTDIDVTGKDLCIAYEPVWAIGTGLAATPAIAQEVHQFIRAELAHIFDQATANRVRILYGGSVTKSNAQDLLQQTDIDGLLVGGASLDPGHFVAICEQASEIAG; this is encoded by the coding sequence ATGAAACAACGCAAACCCATTGTAATCGCCAACTGGAAATTGAATGGCGGTCTGGATCTGATCTGCACCTCGGTGGCTTCGTTTATCGGTAAACACTTTGCTGCGCAAATCGCCATCTGTCCGCCCTATTTGTACATGCGCGACATGATGACCTTTTTGCAATATTCCGAATTGCAGATTGGCAGCCAAAACGTGAGCCGCTACGAATCCGGTGCTTACACCGGTGAGACCTCCGCGCAAATGCTCAAGCAGGCGGGCTGCTCGTTGTGTTTGATTGGTCACTCGGAGCGCCGCGCCATGTTTGCGGAAAATAACGAGGGCTGTCAGATCAAAGTGCGCACCGCATTGAATCACGACTTACTGCCAGTGCTCTGTGTCGGTGAAAACCGGCAGCAGCGCGAAGCCAATATCACTGAACGAATTTTGCGTGAGCAATTGCGCGGCGGCCTTACCGATATTGATGTGACCGGCAAGGATTTATGCATCGCCTACGAACCCGTTTGGGCGATTGGCACCGGCCTTGCAGCAACACCGGCAATCGCGCAGGAAGTGCATCAATTTATCCGCGCGGAACTCGCGCATATTTTTGATCAGGCCACTGCAAACCGTGTGCGCATTCTCTACGGTGGCAGCGTCACCAAAAGCAATGCGCAGGATTTATTGCAACAAACGGATATCGATGGCCTTCTGGTCGGCGGTGCCAGTTTGGACCCGGGGCATTTTGTGGCGATTTGCGAACAGGCATCAGAAATCGCAGGGTGA
- a CDS encoding GDYXXLXY domain-containing protein: protein MSKVVAVAALVVVLGLVNWSIIEKEKHLAHGDIVYLELAPVDPRSLMQGDYMALNFRVAQQIYDALPKSDNYRGWNRNADAGDGFVVVKLDAESRADFVRIYTGGVLDKNEIKLQYRVRNGAVKFATNAFFFQEGHAQSYEAARYGQFRVNANGEVLLAGMFDKDLKHIIGE, encoded by the coding sequence ATGTCTAAGGTTGTCGCAGTCGCTGCACTGGTAGTGGTACTCGGGTTAGTAAATTGGTCAATTATTGAAAAAGAAAAGCACCTTGCTCATGGCGACATTGTGTATTTGGAATTGGCTCCGGTTGATCCTCGCTCATTAATGCAAGGTGATTACATGGCGTTGAATTTCCGTGTGGCGCAGCAGATTTACGATGCGTTGCCAAAATCAGATAATTATCGCGGTTGGAACCGCAATGCTGATGCAGGCGATGGTTTTGTTGTCGTTAAACTGGATGCAGAGAGCCGCGCAGACTTTGTGCGGATTTACACTGGCGGTGTGTTGGATAAGAACGAAATTAAACTGCAATACCGTGTGCGAAACGGCGCGGTTAAATTTGCAACCAATGCTTTCTTTTTTCAGGAGGGGCATGCGCAGTCTTACGAGGCTGCGCGTTACGGCCAATTCCGAGTCAACGCTAACGGAGAAGTGTTGTTAGCAGGCATGTTCGATAAAGACCTCAAACACATCATCGGCGAGTGA
- a CDS encoding TfoX/Sxy family protein translates to MTVSNTYIDRVIASLSRVAEISYRRIFNGIGIYYRGVQFAIVVNDRLYFRADEYSRPLYLQKSMKSFQPRASVQVESCFFELPDEVLNAPAELRHWLRIAVEAAQAGDYRDDETTVETPIRHLRQRA, encoded by the coding sequence ATGACCGTCAGCAATACGTACATCGACCGCGTTATCGCTAGCCTTTCTCGTGTGGCAGAAATTTCTTACCGCCGGATATTCAACGGTATAGGAATTTATTATCGCGGTGTCCAGTTTGCCATTGTGGTCAATGACCGCCTGTATTTCCGCGCCGATGAATACTCCCGCCCGCTCTACCTGCAAAAATCCATGAAGTCGTTCCAGCCCCGTGCAAGCGTTCAGGTGGAGTCCTGTTTTTTTGAGTTGCCCGATGAGGTGCTCAACGCTCCCGCAGAATTGCGCCATTGGTTGAGAATTGCAGTTGAAGCCGCCCAAGCGGGCGATTACCGCGATGATGAAACCACCGTCGAAACACCGATTCGCCATTTGCGCCAACGCGCCTGA
- a CDS encoding sensor domain-containing diguanylate cyclase: MNIKSLHIKVSLSVAAAALFVVIVSSQFFYQRSYENSFSDSERSVQQLLETVQATAAIAAYVGNRELAQQVVSGLTQNDIVVGAKITANNEIIGQNGKSADSKKNPLISIVLHSPFDEKEIVGELAVAPNIPLIALRARDSAMATAMGLAAQAAVVALLVLILVYGMMTRPLSYLSGRLHRITPGDGSRLDVHNLHRGDEIGLLAGDINALLHTVEKMLEEERQLRHRVELLETRFRGIFEDSSAGIFLVREQGTLVTANPAFFRLTGLAENHPVEHVDDNIVARVFLDQEQAASLIKLALISKRPHSADLRIRCENSDGVRWVHCIFSPAGNAQQGVTVEGVMYDVTQRKYSEDRIRELAEKDSLTGLSNRQAAETALAELVQQAPVGGSEFAIMMIDLDRFKFINDTYGHDAGDKVLYTVAQRLRKLVRESDVVARLGGDEFLLLLNHAGNIDMVERIARKILDAQQIPIDVQPGVLEKIGMSIGIALYPDHGDNPLSLRKHADQAMYAVKRQGKNNYAIYCPEGVSAVDEDVPAQ, from the coding sequence ATGAATATCAAAAGTTTGCACATCAAAGTTTCACTGAGCGTTGCAGCAGCGGCACTGTTTGTGGTGATAGTGTCATCGCAATTTTTTTATCAGCGCAGTTACGAAAATTCATTCAGTGACAGTGAGCGTTCGGTGCAGCAATTGCTGGAAACTGTACAGGCTACTGCCGCTATTGCCGCCTATGTTGGCAACCGTGAATTGGCGCAGCAGGTAGTCTCTGGTCTGACACAAAACGATATTGTGGTCGGTGCAAAAATCACAGCCAACAATGAAATCATCGGTCAAAACGGAAAATCTGCGGACAGCAAAAAAAATCCATTGATTTCCATTGTGCTGCACTCCCCTTTTGATGAAAAAGAAATTGTCGGTGAGCTTGCTGTTGCGCCCAATATTCCGCTCATTGCATTGCGCGCCCGCGACTCTGCTATGGCAACAGCAATGGGGCTCGCTGCGCAGGCCGCCGTCGTTGCGCTCCTGGTATTAATTCTTGTGTACGGAATGATGACGCGGCCACTCTCCTATTTGTCCGGCCGCTTGCATCGCATTACTCCCGGCGATGGCAGCAGGCTTGATGTGCACAACCTGCACCGCGGTGATGAAATTGGTTTGCTCGCTGGCGACATCAACGCGCTTTTGCACACGGTTGAAAAAATGTTGGAAGAGGAGCGCCAATTGCGCCATCGCGTTGAATTATTGGAGACGCGCTTTCGCGGTATTTTTGAAGACAGCAGTGCCGGTATTTTTTTGGTGCGCGAACAGGGTACGTTGGTGACTGCAAACCCCGCCTTTTTCCGGTTGACCGGGCTAGCTGAAAATCATCCGGTAGAGCATGTGGATGACAATATTGTTGCGCGGGTTTTTCTTGATCAGGAGCAGGCCGCTTCCCTGATAAAGCTGGCGCTGATCAGTAAGCGCCCCCACTCTGCTGACTTGAGAATCCGCTGCGAAAACAGTGATGGGGTGCGCTGGGTGCACTGCATTTTTTCCCCGGCGGGCAACGCGCAACAAGGGGTGACGGTAGAAGGTGTTATGTACGACGTTACCCAGCGGAAATATTCCGAAGACCGCATTCGCGAACTGGCAGAAAAGGACAGTCTCACCGGGTTGAGTAATCGTCAGGCGGCGGAGACCGCTTTGGCTGAACTGGTCCAGCAAGCTCCCGTTGGCGGCTCCGAGTTCGCCATCATGATGATCGATCTGGATCGCTTCAAGTTCATCAATGACACCTACGGCCACGATGCTGGCGATAAAGTCTTGTACACCGTCGCCCAGCGTCTGCGCAAACTGGTGCGTGAATCCGATGTGGTTGCGCGTTTGGGTGGCGATGAGTTTTTGCTGCTGCTCAACCACGCGGGGAATATCGATATGGTTGAGCGCATCGCCCGGAAAATACTCGATGCCCAGCAAATTCCGATCGATGTGCAGCCCGGCGTGTTGGAAAAGATCGGTATGAGTATCGGGATTGCGCTTTACCCTGACCACGGCGACAACCCGCTCAGCTTGCGCAAGCATGCAGACCAGGCCATGTATGCAGTCAAACGGCAGGGTAAAAATAACTATGCCATCTACTGCCCCGAAGGTGTCTCCGCTGTCGATGAGGATGTGCCTGCGCAATGA